In Sulfitobacter sp. W027, a single window of DNA contains:
- a CDS encoding GlsB/YeaQ/YmgE family stress response membrane protein: MEAFLDTLGAVALIALVVVGLVAGAIAGAVAGRNRLLYLILGVVGAVALPFILAALGVTVVAAGGLLLLLVVAAIGAGLVLALVTALRR; this comes from the coding sequence ATGGAAGCTTTTCTTGATACGCTCGGTGCGGTGGCGCTAATCGCGCTGGTGGTGGTCGGGCTTGTCGCGGGGGCGATTGCCGGAGCCGTGGCAGGCCGCAATCGGCTGCTCTATCTCATTCTGGGTGTGGTCGGTGCTGTGGCACTGCCGTTCATCCTAGCCGCGCTTGGCGTCACGGTTGTGGCGGCAGGGGGGCTGCTTTTGCTGCTGGTTGTGGCAGCAATTGGTGCGGGGCTGGTGTTGGCCCTCGTTACCGCGCTGCGACGGTAG
- a CDS encoding PRC-barrel domain-containing protein: MTDTTAPASLVSSDNVNGTAVFSADGTEIGHIDHLMIDKKSGKVAYAVMGFGGFLGIGEEHYPVPWNALDYDPARDGFMTNIDEATVKGAPERTDRWDSDRAWQERTFDHYGVPYYWL, from the coding sequence ATGACTGACACGACAGCACCCGCATCGCTGGTTTCTTCGGACAATGTGAACGGCACCGCCGTTTTCAGTGCGGATGGGACCGAAATCGGCCATATCGACCACCTGATGATCGACAAGAAATCCGGCAAGGTCGCCTACGCCGTCATGGGTTTCGGCGGCTTTCTGGGCATCGGTGAAGAGCATTACCCGGTGCCATGGAATGCGCTGGATTATGATCCGGCCCGCGACGGTTTCATGACAAACATTGATGAGGCCACGGTAAAAGGCGCACCAGAGCGAACAGATCGCTGGGACAGCGACCGCGCATGGCAAGAACGCACTTTTGACCACTACGGTGTCCCGTACTACTGGCTCTGA
- a CDS encoding PLDc N-terminal domain-containing protein, with amino-acid sequence MEYGLIGLIVLIADIYAIYQVVTSSASGAAKIAWVLGIIILPVLGFIVWLIAGPRGNKAHV; translated from the coding sequence ATGGAATATGGACTTATTGGGCTTATTGTCCTCATCGCTGACATCTACGCAATCTATCAGGTCGTCACCTCAAGCGCGTCGGGCGCGGCCAAAATCGCTTGGGTCTTGGGCATCATCATCCTGCCGGTGCTGGGCTTTATCGTCTGGCTCATTGCGGGCCCACGGGGCAACAAAGCCCACGTGTGA